In Methylomonas sp. ZR1, one DNA window encodes the following:
- a CDS encoding glycosyltransferase family 39 protein: MTIPDKLIYRWGILPLWLLLSASVYFRSTIPIDETRYLSVAWEMWLRGDFLVPYLNGETYSHKPPLLFWLIQAGWWVFGVNQWWPSLVGPLAALANLLLTRKLAEKLWPEQTAVAMAAPWVLIATLLWTLFATSIMFDILLTSWVLLGMLGLLEVLQGSERKGWMLVAAAVGFGILSKGPVVFLHLIPTVILVAVWAPRSIVFSRWFAGLLIAALIGVAIALVWAIPAAIAGGEQYANAILWHQTADRAVSTKIHTRSLFWYLPFLPMFLFPWLFWPHFWGSLRGSRFFNDRGLRFCLVWLVSTFVVFSLLPSKQIHYLIPMLPAFALLVARVVVNTQKPRLGGEWLLPVLFGAIGVFLVYLPKVPGLSKLNWVQTVQPAWGLSVLAIAMMLALLVWIKRTLSVAAISTALVAAIFVGFIFFFRYAGLAYDLQPAALKVNSFNDQHIPYVYVGNYQGQFNFLGRLTQPLPVLSAERLADWAAQHADGYLISLEKNQPSDAVYLQPHREYWLVFRRAGQAADVKPL, from the coding sequence ATGACCATACCCGATAAACTGATTTACCGCTGGGGCATCCTGCCGCTTTGGCTGCTGTTGTCCGCAAGCGTTTATTTTCGCTCGACCATACCCATCGATGAAACGCGCTATCTCAGTGTGGCTTGGGAGATGTGGCTGCGCGGCGATTTCCTGGTGCCGTATTTGAATGGCGAAACCTACAGCCATAAACCGCCTTTATTATTTTGGTTGATTCAAGCCGGGTGGTGGGTTTTCGGCGTTAATCAGTGGTGGCCGAGTTTGGTCGGGCCGTTGGCTGCATTGGCAAATCTGTTGCTGACGCGAAAATTGGCGGAAAAACTTTGGCCGGAGCAAACTGCGGTAGCAATGGCGGCGCCGTGGGTCTTGATTGCAACCTTGCTGTGGACCTTATTCGCCACGTCTATCATGTTTGATATTCTGCTGACTAGCTGGGTGCTGTTGGGAATGCTCGGCTTGCTGGAAGTCTTGCAAGGCTCGGAACGTAAGGGTTGGATGTTGGTTGCGGCAGCAGTGGGGTTCGGTATTCTAAGTAAAGGGCCTGTGGTTTTTTTGCATCTAATCCCTACCGTAATTTTGGTTGCTGTTTGGGCTCCGCGTTCGATTGTGTTCAGTCGATGGTTTGCTGGCTTGTTGATCGCAGCCTTGATTGGAGTCGCGATAGCCCTGGTTTGGGCGATTCCGGCTGCCATTGCCGGTGGCGAGCAATACGCCAACGCGATATTGTGGCATCAGACCGCTGATCGCGCAGTCAGCACCAAAATCCATACCCGTTCGCTGTTTTGGTATCTGCCTTTTTTACCGATGTTTTTGTTCCCCTGGTTGTTCTGGCCGCATTTCTGGGGCAGTTTGCGCGGCAGCCGATTTTTTAATGATCGCGGTCTACGTTTCTGTCTGGTGTGGCTGGTATCAACCTTTGTGGTGTTCTCGCTGTTGCCCAGCAAGCAGATTCATTATTTGATTCCGATGTTGCCGGCGTTTGCGTTGTTGGTAGCCAGGGTGGTGGTGAATACCCAAAAGCCGAGATTGGGTGGCGAGTGGTTGCTGCCGGTGCTGTTCGGCGCAATCGGGGTGTTTTTAGTTTATCTGCCCAAGGTACCGGGTTTGTCGAAATTGAACTGGGTCCAGACTGTGCAGCCGGCATGGGGTTTGAGTGTGTTGGCTATTGCCATGATGTTGGCGCTATTGGTTTGGATTAAGCGCACGTTGTCGGTTGCGGCAATCTCGACAGCGCTGGTGGCGGCAATTTTCGTCGGATTTATATTTTTCTTCCGCTATGCCGGCCTGGCATACGACCTGCAACCCGCTGCGTTAAAAGTGAATAGCTTTAACGATCAGCATATTCCTTATGTCTATGTTGGCAATTACCAAGGGCAATTCAATTTCTTGGGGCGATTAACCCAGCCGCTGCCGGTTTTATCCGCGGAACGGCTTGCCGATTGGGCGGCACAGCATGCGGACGGTTATTTGATTTCCCTGGAAAAAAACCAGCCTAGCGATGCAGTATACCTACAGCCGCATCGAGAATATTGGCTGGTATTTCGGCGCGCGGGGCAGGCTGCTGACGTCAAGCCCCTATAA